The genomic window ACCCACACCATGTCTATTCATAGTAGTTCGTTTGAAAGATCTGGACAACTTTTCCATATTAGATAGTATTGATAAGTTAATGCCATTGTTTTGGctgcctggtctgctcttcctTTGAACTGAGCACTGTTAAATACTGATTCCATCTGCGGGTGCTATTTGTTGACCTTATTTCAGTTCTTCTACAACACTGCTCAATACTACAGGGCTTACTATGGATATAAAACGGTTAGTTTTCTCTATCAATTGTATGTTTAATAGCAATGCTCTGCAACATTCATATACCACTGCAGCTAACTCTCCTTCTGTTTGTGATAGGATACTCGTTCTGTGTTGATTGGCCTTCTTTTAATCGTGTCAGCATTCCAATACATAAACCAGTTGACATCGTACAGTCAGGTATGGATATGGAACAGAAAGGCAAAAGTAAGGTTGTGGGATTTCAGTCTGCTGTTCAGACTGGCTGTTTATGAACCAAATGATCAACATAAACATTTTCTTATGTCGTTGAATGTCAGCATAAAGATAGATTATGTATATCTTCCCCATTTATGTGATAGAAAGACGATTACATGTTTTAGCATAACAATATATCTTACGTTTTTTGTTAACAACAACGCAAATTGAAAGTGTGCTGCATTTGTTGCAGGCCATTGAAAGTGTGAAGCAAACTCCTGCCTACAGAAATAGGTTAAAAGCATTGGAGTTTGATCGAACAGGAGGAATTTCAAGCAAAAAAAAGGGCAACAAGCCGATGGATAAGTAAGAATGACATCTAATAAGTTTGAATTTTGGGCTGAAATTTTCTATCTGAGAATTTGAAGGCTGCTTTGGTTTGCACTGCCCAGTTCCATCTGTAGTTTACATTGAAGTTTAGGGACCAGTGTATTGTGTACATGCTGTTGGAaatgtttgagcaaccttgatagaTTCTGTTGCCTATTTAGGTTCATCCTTTCAGAAACTACATCGTTAGAAAGATGCATTCTGTTACAAGTAGGCTTTTTTTTAATACTATTAATGATACAATTTCCTTATTAGCCATTTTGCCGCATATCACTTGTGTTGGCTTGCTATGACTGACCATGATAGCTTTGTTTCTCATGTAGAAAGGTTGAAGATGAGCTTAGAAATGAAGTCGACTTGCAAATTCAGGGAGTTCAGAAACCTTCTGTATGGAATCTCTGTGGTGTCCAATTGATACTTCTGCCTTACTTAATTGGCAAGGTCAGTCCATCTCTGGTAGACTATCTTGAACAGAGTAAATTGCAAATGGTGCACCTGAGGTTTCAACTCTTTGTAAATAGCTGAAATGGGGTTGAAAATTTACTGGACACATGTTGAAGTTAACTGTATACTGTTTTTTTGGCAGCTGCTTATTTGGCAAATTTGTTGGTTTTGGAGATACCGGGTAAAGAAATCGCCATATGCATGGGAGGATGCTTGCTATTTGACTCGGACATCCCTTAGGATGCCTGCTAGCACATGGCAAAATATTGGTAATTACCACTTTATTTGTTGATTTGTTTTTGACATACCATATTACTTCTTGGTCAGCTCTCTCTTGGGATTGTGA from Triticum aestivum cultivar Chinese Spring chromosome 3B, IWGSC CS RefSeq v2.1, whole genome shotgun sequence includes these protein-coding regions:
- the LOC123068168 gene encoding dnaJ protein ERDJ7, whose amino-acid sequence is MAAAARLPALLLLLLVFAALPASDAIYCDEDDCYDLLGVKQDANASEIKKAYYKLSLKHHPDKNPDPESRALFVKVANAYEILKDEETREKYDYAVAHPEEFFYNTAQYYRAYYGYKTDTRSVLIGLLLIVSAFQYINQLTSYSQAIESVKQTPAYRNRLKALEFDRTGGISSKKKGNKPMDKKVEDELRNEVDLQIQGVQKPSVWNLCGVQLILLPYLIGKLLIWQICWFWRYRVKKSPYAWEDACYLTRTSLRMPASTWQNIDEFTKEDLVMKRLWEKANMERHIAEARRGSKQRRR